The following are encoded in a window of Peromyscus eremicus chromosome 12, PerEre_H2_v1, whole genome shotgun sequence genomic DNA:
- the Cggbp1 gene encoding CGG triplet repeat-binding protein 1 — MERFVVTAPPARNRSKTALYVTPLDRVTEFGGELHEDGGKLFCTSCNVVLNHVRKSAISDHLKSKTHTKRKAEFEEQNVRKKQRPLTASLQCNSTAQTEKVSVIQDFVKMCLEANIPLEKADHPAVRAFLSRHVKNGGSIPKSDQLRRAYLPDGYENENQLLNSQDC; from the coding sequence ATGGAACGGTTTGTAGTAACAGCCCCACCTGCCCGAAATCGTTCTAAGACTGCTTTGTATGTGACCCCTCTGGATCGAGTCACTGAATTTGGAGGTGAGCTTCATGAAGATGGAGGAAAGCTCTTCTGCACTTCTTGCAATGTGGTTCTGAATCATGTTCGCAAGTCTGCCATCAGTGACCACCTCAAGTCAAAGACTCACACCAAGAGGAAGGCAGAATTTGAAGAGCAGAATGTGAGAAAGAAGCAGAGGCCCCTGACTGCATCTCTCCAGTGCAACAGTACTGCGCAGACAGAGAAAGTCAGTGTTATCCAGGACTTTGTGAAGATGTGCCTGGAAGCCAACATCCCCTTGGAGAAGGCTGATCATCCAGCAGTCCGAGCGTTCCTGTCTCGACATGTGAAGAACGGAGGATCCATACCTAAGTCAGACCAGCTGAGGAGAGCCTATCTGCCCGATGGATATGAGAATGAAAATCAGCTCCTCAACTCACAAGATTGTTGA